From the Aspergillus puulaauensis MK2 DNA, chromosome 1, nearly complete sequence genome, the window CAGCGAAGGCTGCATGTGTCTGCATCATGTCGCGTGGGCACCCAAAGAAGGGGCGGCCCTCATTAAAGAGTTTACCAGGAACGACCGAATACCAGTCGATatccccagcagccaatCAAATGAGACCCCATTGATCATGTTGATAAAGGAATACCTCCCtcgcaggagcaggaggagtCAATTGGAGTGGCGGGCAAAGTTCGACGCCTTTATTGAAGCAAAAGCCGATCTCAGcaaggaagacaagaacGGAATGAGTCCTCTATATCACGCCGTCCACAGCAATCTTCCTCAAGTTATCAATGCACTTCTGAGCCAAAAGGCAAGAATGGGCTCCAAATACCCCCAGATCGAGGACCCAACTTGGGCCCCAGACGAGCCGACGAAACGGTTAATAGAAAAGAACATTGAGCTCCAACCGCCGCCCAGGATTCGACTTTGAACTGTACAGCCCATTGCTATATATacccttcttttttttcttgtaTTGTTTTTTAACCTTCAATATATCTATACATGTATAATGCTCTACTCTACGTCTCACGtttactttcttcttttctttctttcctcccaagctttaaataatattcacGTCACTTTGCAATAAAAAGTGGataaactatataactaaGCATTATCAGGCGGCTACTTTATGCTCCTTCTACAATTAATACCTAGAAAGCTGCTTCGGTAGCTCCTTCCATGTTTACTGTTACGACGATGATGGTTCCTATCAAGGTAGGTGCTCGCCCGCTCCATTGTGACTTCCTTTTTTGGCTCCCGCTTGAGGTCGTTCCTGCCGAGGAAGTCAACGATTTTAGGTTGTGATTACCTGACACGCCTATTCAGGAAATCCCAATACGTCACTTCATAGAACGAAACCAAGGTCAACCAGTGAAAGGAGGTGAATCAGATAGAATTTACCCTTGGAAATACAGTAAGGCACGGTTATGGAGAAGAAAACGGTTGAGATGGAATGTCTCCAGGAAGCAGCCACAATGGACCCCGTTGAAGCCAAATTAACTTTCTCTAGGTAGGATAGAGAAACCTTAGGGAGAAAACAAGAACGAAATGCCCTAAGTCGATAAGGCAACATCGCCGTAAAATGGGAACAATTTCAAGCAAAAACGAAGTGGGGTAATTGTGTCCTGCCATAACTACATGCGTGAAAAAAAAGCAAGGAATATCCGTGTAAATCAAATCCATCTAACGCCAAAATCAAATCAGATCGAATCGTGTCAGAAGACAGAGGATGGTTCGTTTCGTCACTTCGTCCGGTCATTCCTCACATTATCGATGTATCGAGTGTCgtcattcattcatttctGCCTGCGGATAGTTTGCTCTCGTGGTAGCGAGACCCAAAGATGGCAGGTCGATGTTGCCAATTCCCACATCTACTTATCTCGAGTATGGTTTGTTCATGAGGGCGATTTCGCGGGCCACAGTTGCCCACTCGAGTTCTCTCTTCAGAGGttgcttgttcttcttttgttgGAGTTCTTCCCACTTTAGGAGCTCATATCTGTGGGTCTTGTTAGCTTTGATAAGTGTATTTTTAACTTGGTATTCTTGCTTACACAAATCGTAGATGGGGTTGGATGATGACATTGAGTCTTCTCGCTCGGACGTAGCAACTAGAAACACATCAGTGGCATCTCGATACAAAGGTAGAGTAGCACTTACTATGCCCGTGGGAAAGATAGGTTCAGGGATGCCATGACTTCGGCGATGCATATCGTAGCTGAACGCGAGACGCCCACTCGGCAGTGAACTAGAGTAGCCGCACCATCCGATTTTCCCTTGCCTGTGTAGTTCATTAACTTTCAAAACCCAAGGCCCATCTGGACATAAAAGAAACTTACGAATAAACTCGAGGCAACGGTCGAACTCTTGGGTTAAAGGATCGATACCGTTGTCCTGCACCTTGGTGATATGCATCACATTTTCAGCGCCCATCCTCGCGAAATCAGAGTCAGTCCACGAAACGGCTTCACCAATGCTAAGAACACGTCGAATCCCAAGTTCCCAGAGCATTTCCGGGTTGTTTGCGTGAGACAAGTTTCCGAGGTACATATATGGTAGAATTCGACTTGGGAGAGAACCGTCGCAAAAGTTGAACCACCGAGGATCCGTTAGTCGGTATTTTGCCGGATTCGCAGGGCTCTCTTGAAGAATCTTTTCTTGCACATTCCTCAAAAACGCGACATCAGATGGGTAGGCGAAAAAgtttcgcttcttctccctgTGAAGTCTAAGCCAAGCTTCACTTGCAGGAATACCTTCAGCAAACATTGTGTACGCGATGACTAGTAGAGAGCTCTCGGTATACCCATCAGGGCAGTGAATTAGGATCTTTCGTGACTTTTTGGGAGATTCATCCATAGGGATGTCCCCCTCGGCATCCGTTTCTGGGATCTCTGGATTTGCGAGATAGAATATCCACCGAAGTGTGTTGATCAAATCGTCGACATCCCTACTCTCTCCAGACGGGAGTAGCAAGGAGCCAGACGATGGAAATTCCAGTCGCTGAGGCTCTGCCGCAAGGCGCTTAGCTAGGTTCGCCAAATGACGAGGGCCGGGAATTCCGGCAAGGTCGTTTGCATCAATCATCAAATCGAAGGATTCGGCTGAGGGGGCCCCAGAGGTGCCAGCTTGCAGGAGATAATCTGGAGTAGGGCCTTGCCAGACGTTCTTCGAGAACTCGGTTGCACGAGACATGGTACACATCTCCAAACGCTCTAACTGGACTGGTACGTTTGTTAGACCGAGTAGTTAGGACGCATAGTAAGACTCACAGAGATCCACGACTTGGTCTGTCAGGTGTCCGCTAGAATTAACAGCTATCAAGCTGGGTGCTCTTCGCTCGATGTCGGAAAAAGGACCTAGATTCGTTCAGTTCGCCGCATGTGACGCAGCTGGTACGACCTTTGGAACTAACAAGAGACAATGAATGTATTATATGACGGCAAAGTTTGGTCATGGTCATAGCTGAGCCTCCAGTGGTGCTGTGCGGCTGTAATTCTGCCTGCAACATCTAGAAGCTGCTTCGCAGCTACGCCGTCCTGGCCGTAGACAACAATGTCGGATAAAGGGGCTATCTTCGCGGTTTGAATGTGGAAGTTGCGCACCGAGAAACCTTCGCGAGGATCAACAGCGAGGAACTCAAATCCGGACGGTGCAAGGATCGCATCAGGAGCCACGGCGCCTTTTAGCCTAGATGTGGTCAAGTCGCCGCCCACTTTGACTATTGTAAGACCTCTCCAGCATTTAGGAGTGCGCCGGAGTGAGCGCCGTCGATTAGTGAAGAACCCGACCTGCAGGTGGTTTTCAGGGTGTAGACCATGCAACCAAGGAAACATCAAGTTGGGATCTGGAAGCGGTTGCGAAGAACAATGCTTGACAGCAGCCTCCAGTATCTCAATTTCTATCGAGTATAACGGTGGCGATTCTGCGATTTTGGGGAAGGCATCgggagggtgaagaggtGAGGACGCTGGAAGATTGGTATCTTCTTTTGGAGCGGGCGAGCTCGTTCGCGAAGGGATGGGAGACGGGCCGGTCGGACAGACAGGTATATGCTTGTTTGGAACCGGGGAAGAAGTTCTATTCAGGCTCAAAGCCGGAGACACCGAcccaggaggaggagtggTGTGGCgcagcggctgctgctgcaccaCGACAGTTGCCATGTTTAATGATGCCTGAGTACGACAGGCTGGTATGCTGATATGTATGTCGGTTGCCCGGTTCTATGGATTTCTGGAATGTAAACAAGCGACTTGATTCGAAATCAAGGCCGCATAGCTTGGTGGTCGAAGTCCGGtaacttttaataaaatGCCTAATCGTGACGGTCCTCTTGTTAGTGGTGGGGATCGCACCATTCGGTTGGGACATCGTACGGTCGAGCATGTGGACCACTTACTCTCGGATAGAGCTCCAAAGTCAAACAGTCTATGCCAAAACAAGCGCGTCAGCACCGTATGGGACAAGGCAGGAGTCGATGTTTAGTGATATAGGGAAGAAGCGAGGGGATGCGGGAGTTGATTGTCGTGATGAGGAGCAAGTGGATGATCGAGCCAAGCTGTACCCACCCAGAGATAGTGGAAGACCCAAACCCCACAGTGAATCAGCGATAAGAGAAACCAGCGACAGGCGGCGGGTGGAAAGGAACACAATTGGAAGGGCAAAATAGCACTGCAAAGTCAGTGGCAAGGGAGggacgacgaagagaagaTATGTACAGATCAGCGCGATCGTTGCAGCAAGCCGAGGGCTGAAGCAGGCTGTGAGAGCGAGGCGAGagaaataagaaagagaCTGAGACGAGAGAGTAcgggggtggggaggggtAGCAGGCTAGGCGTTAGTGGCTCCGTTAGTCTCCCGCACTGTAACTCGCCTCTATCCAACTCTTCCAAGATCTCGTTTCCTTGTGAGCTTGCCACGAACTCGAGAAATTAAAGCTTCCCCGGCCTATCCAGCTCATGTCTCGTTCCCGGCGTCCGTTGCTGTATTACTCGCTGGTCACGCCAAATCCGGCCCTGGAACAACCACATCCAATCTACACACCAATGTCGGCCATCCAGGCCCACGAATCCTTCCATCGCTGTCAACGTGCCACATTAACACTTTATAGGCCGGCGACTCGACCTCATCCTGTCTGATTTTCGGATTCGCAGTATATCTCCTGTTTTTACTCCACACCACCATGACAAGAAATCCTGGCGAGTCTTGACGCCAGGACGTCAGCACGACCCTTGTCGCGCCCAATGGGCTCTACTGGAGGAACCTGCGTCTCGGTCTGGCTGGAGCTCCAATCTGATTgtggctctggctctggaccACCGAACTATCAGCATACGGCGGACACAATGACAAGGGGGTCTTGTTGTCCGGAGCGATCATCCCCCCTCACTGCTACTTGAAGATGCCTAGACGCATGGCTCTCCACAAATAAACGTTCCAGCCATCTGCTTTGGCTTCGATCACTGGTCCTACTCGATGGTGGTTGGCGCATCTGCCGTTTCCATGGTTGCGCTACAGTCATGCGCCTACCCTTGGTTCTGGGTGGCCTCTGGGGCGCTGAGAGGAGATTGCGACAATCTACTCCGCTTGAGCTTTCATCGGGGTTCTTCGAGACTCATTGCATCATCAACCAAGCGAGTCTTTCAGCCCTAATAACTAAGTTTTGATGGTGCTTTTGGGGATGTAAGATGTGGGGATTTCAAAAGTCCCAGGTTTCAAACCTCTAGCCTCAAATCTTGTCGACCGCAATCCTGGTATCGGGCCCTCTGAAGGTTATCGTTCAGATGACTGTCTGAGATGAATCTATCCAATAGTACCCCTAGCCCGGTAACACACGATCCCTTCCGCGTAACGACCTCGAGTAACTTGAATCGCGGAGAGTCCAAGGGCGAATATTTTATTCAGTCGACTCTGAAACCTGCAGCAACGGGttcgcctccttcgccaCCTTTGATATACATGCTTATTTTCTATTACTTGAAAAAGGTGGTCCCTTTTAAATTCCCGCGGGGTAAATCGGGCCAAACATCCGCCCTTTTCATCCCATCCCCGCTCGCCCTTCCAAGACTGATGACGTATATTACCCTGTTGTGTTGGCGCCCGCACCCGTGAACATAGCTGCGTCTAAAATTCCCTCCCCTTCCATTTTATTGGCATATCATCAAACAATGTTTGCGTTGTCCCCGTTTCACAACGTCCTGCAGCTGCCTGCCTGCATGAGCCAAGGCGGTAGACGCTTTGCGGCGCTGCCAGGTGGACAAACCCGACAGCACCACTAATTCTGCTGCAGCCCTCGTGCAAGTCGTCCAGGAATTATAAGTAGGTGGCAACGGGGATGCTTTTCCGAAGGAGCACGATTTGTGACCAGGGGCAGTAGGGGCTCCACCAACAGTACGAAGTGTGAACTGACGCATGGACCAATTATTGTTCAGCCATTTCCTGCATTTCATCCGCAAGCCTCAGGAGGTAAAAC encodes:
- the pps1 gene encoding tyrosine/serine/threonine protein phosphatase PPS1 (COG:V;~EggNog:ENOG410PIGU;~InterPro:IPR029021,IPR003595,IPR020422,IPR016130, IPR000387,IPR000340;~go_function: GO:0004725 - protein tyrosine phosphatase activity [Evidence IEA];~go_function: GO:0008138 - protein tyrosine/serine/threonine phosphatase activity [Evidence IEA];~go_function: GO:0016791 - phosphatase activity [Evidence IEA];~go_process: GO:0006470 - protein dephosphorylation [Evidence IEA];~go_process: GO:0016311 - dephosphorylation [Evidence IEA]), which produces MATVVVQQQPLRHTTPPPGSVSPALSLNRTSSPVPNKHIPVCPTGPSPIPSRTSSPAPKEDTNLPASSPLHPPDAFPKIAESPPLYSIEIEILEAAVKHCSSQPLPDPNLMFPWLHGLHPENHLQVGFFTNRRRSLRRTPKCWRGLTIVKVGGDLTTSRLKGAVAPDAILAPSGFEFLAVDPREGFSVRNFHIQTAKIAPLSDIVVYGQDGVAAKQLLDVAGRITAAQHHWRLSYDHDQTLPSYNTFIVSCPFSDIERRAPSLIAVNSSGHLTDQVVDLFQLERLEMCTMSRATEFSKNVWQGPTPDYLLQAGTSGAPSAESFDLMIDANDLAGIPGPRHLANLAKRLAAEPQRLEFPSSGSLLLPSGESRDVDDLINTLRWIFYLANPEIPETDAEGDIPMDESPKKSRKILIHCPDGYTESSLLVIAYTMFAEGIPASEAWLRLHREKKRNFFAYPSDVAFLRNVQEKILQESPANPAKYRLTDPRWFNFCDGSLPSRILPYMYLGNLSHANNPEMLWELGIRRVLSIGEAVSWTDSDFARMGAENVMHITKVQDNGIDPLTQEFDRCLEFIRKGKSDGAATLVHCRVGVSRSATICIAEVMASLNLSFPRAYCYVRARRLNVIIQPHLRFVYELLKWEELQQKKNKQPLKRELEWATVAREIALMNKPYSR